In Cydia pomonella isolate Wapato2018A chromosome 27, ilCydPomo1, whole genome shotgun sequence, a single genomic region encodes these proteins:
- the LOC133532495 gene encoding uncharacterized protein LOC133532495: protein MSRIWDVKACRSCLTVKGKLEKIGDASKRQYTAITGLQIAEGDGYPVYFCVECRHHIRKSLAFRRKSRRAYFVLKEILNVRKQVSYSDIVTVNRKKTNLESSLNFWEPHHNPCYLIANEVGQEDDSLQKYNLDPAQYTRCHSKHIIDIKPEIDTEIPEENNEPEDDATNNDVEDIPTNDYLEPALDTANIDMNDIFKDLKTEPDDQSDDNDNFEEPPLPEPKKQVDDLKLAKAFADNTVAKTMLIFDLKVLNLEEQREKMEIRKRLHPFCRAPYKCAMCLTIHKTMNELMKHVEYHNKRKFQHDCKVCKNKFPTVEDLNIHVANCHLYEYSCKICRARVYTQKDAVIHNKSKHARETQQLVNSMERKKALRQTLANFTITALSQQMMSDVLLLRSRPEHSKGRLEVCMKWKVRSCGKLWPTSP, encoded by the exons ATGTCAAGGATATGGGATGTGAAAGCATGTCGGAGCTGCCTGACGGTGAAAGGCAAGTTAGAGAAAATTGGAGATGCCTCCAAGAGGCAATACACCGCTATCACAGGTCTCCAG ATTGCCGAAGGTGATGGCTACCCAGTTTACTTCTGTGTAGAGTGCCGGCACCACATCAGGAAAAGTTTAGCCTTTAGGAGGAAGAGCCGCCGCGCGTACTTTGTCCTCAAGGAGATCTTGAATGTTAGAAAACAG GTATCCTACAGTGACATAGTCACAGTTAACCGAAAGAAAACCAACTTGGAATCATCCCTAAATTTCTGGGAGCCGCACCACAACCCTTGCTACCTAATAGCCAATGAGGTAGGCCAAGAAGATGACTCCTTACAGAAATATAACTTGGATCCTGCTCAATATACAAGATGTCACAG TAAACATATTATTGACATCAAACCTGAAATAGATACTGAAATACCAGAAGAAAATAATGAACCAGAAGATGATGCAACCAATAACGATGTTGAAGATATACCAACCAACGATTACCTAGAACCCGCCCTCGACACAGCTAACATTGACATGAATGACATTTTCAAAGATCTTAAAACGGAACCTGATGACCAGAGCGATGACAATGACAACTTCGAAGAACCACCACTACCAGAGCCTAAAAAACAAGTTGACGATTTAAAACTGGCCAAAGCGTTTGCAGATAACACTGTTGCGAAAACGATGCTGATATTTGATTTGAAAGTTTTGAATTTAGAGGAACAGAGAGAGAAGATGGAAATAAGGAAACGCCTTCATCCATTTTGCCGAGCCCCGTATAAGTGTGCTATGTGCTTGACCATCCATAAAACAATGAACGAACTGATGAAACATGTGGAGTACCATAACAAA AGAAAATTCCAACATGATTGTAAGGTGTGCAAAAACAAGTTTCCTACAGTAGAGGACCTCAATATACATGTGGCCAATTGTCATTTGTACGAATACAGTTGTAAGATCTGTCGCGCCAGGGTCTATACTCA AAAAGACGCAGTAATCCACAATAAATCCAAGCACGCTAGAGAAACCCAACAGTTGGTAAACTCGATGGAACGTAAGAAGGCACTGCGGCAAACTCTGGCCAACTTCACCATAACCGCGCTGTCGCAGCAGATGATGAGCGATGTCCTGCTGCTGCGGTCGAGGCCCGAGCACAGCAAGGGTAGACTGGAGGTATGTATGAAATGGAAAGTAAGGAGCTGCGGCAAACTCTGGCCAACCTCACCATAA
- the LOC133532479 gene encoding bromodomain-containing protein 8 isoform X2 — MSSIQERLQLKRIPLDTWNVREQLCLASAVVRSGDQNWMSVSRALKTVGEPNRPADWYSQKSCAAQYGVLLEHVETPKRKKRSSEGAVETPQESILKKLTQERIAEIQEAVAEMNRQYEQLKNEINEVRNPATSEERVRELWTAIETAKRARERETAKRAAWLKEREERRARAERTWRPPAQPNQSAPSTPPPPSSPLLTSLLKSSPVVTTPQHIPHPATVVETISPSAGAPTLSMLLEKPGSTSPHDNKHAAIEHIKSQLVQIEQQLKASTTVASPVPLPVPAVDIDDIEIKAEDVYAFRDIDLHIPPVATMHKGPVRSVEKPPLKKEEEETPMVTEDIKVEVEPAPIEVQPIEEEKVPEEIPVEEITVTEEPVPVPPPPEQPSPPPEEVKIAFPEVKFPTPEIKVIQPEDQKPKEEVKEPEAPPPNVEPEVVVEDVPEVVEEVATEVVEETIVPPEPSPPPEPEEAPPLPPLPPLPPPPPEEPEPVVMPEVTDLDSIPLPSDPPPADNVIVTELPPEQPPLPPLPPEPQPEETIENIAEEIKVQEVKEEVQEEKEKEDKEEDAEDSIPLKDMIKDEQAEAEGPKEADGEQLEPHADTDDDTPMEVRMLSREEEKDGKKKRDYSRKKKSDSRTCSGSESAAEASAPDSPHANDAERQHRLWKRSVMLVYSRLCAHKYASLFLRPITDEEAPGYSVVIKRPMDLTSIKRNIEAGNIRTTAEFQRDILLMLSNALMYNSSEHSVYQMAKELHEEAVSQLGMLLAAQAHAGLAECAPRRKRRRNDSPHRHKRPHH; from the exons ATGAGTTCCATACAAGAAAGGCTTCAACTGAAAAGGATCCCGTTGGATACCTGGAACGTAAGGGAACAGCTATGTCTAGCTTCAGCTGTGGTCAGGAGCGGGGACCAGAATTGGATGTCTGTGTCCAGAGCGTTAAAAACCGTGGGAGAACCTAATAGACCTGCAGATTGGTACTCTCAAAAAAG CTGTGCAGCCCAATACGGAGTACTGCTAGAACATGTGGAGACCCCAAAGCGCAAGAAGCGCAGCTCGGAAGGCGCAGTGGAGACTCCGCAGGAGAGCATCCTTAAGAAGCTCACTCAGGAGCGCATTGCTGAAATACAGGAGGCGGTGGCTGAGATGAACCGCCAGTATGAACAACTCAAG AACGAAATAAACGAAGTCCGTAACCCGGCCACCTCGGAAGAGCGCGTGCGCGAGCTATGGACCGCCATCGAAACAGCCAAGCGGGCGCGCGAGAGAGAGACGGCCAAACGCGCCGCCTGGCTGAAAGAGAGAGAGGAGAGAAGAGCGCGAGCGGAGAGGACGTGGCGGCCACCTGCGCAGCCTAATCAGAGCGCTCCAT caacgccgccgccgccatcgTCGCCGCTGCTCACGTCATTACTGAAGTCTTCCCCTGTGGTCACCACTCCGCAGCACATACCTCACCCCGCTACCGTCGTCG aAACGATATCGCCATCAGCCGGTGCTCCGACTCTATCTATGCTGCTAGAGAAACCAGGCTCTACGAGCCCTCACGACAACAAACATGCCGCCATAGAGCACATCAAGAGTCAGTTGGTGCAGATAGAGCAGCAGCTTAAAG CGAGCACGACCGTGGCCTCCCCTGTCCCGCTCCCCGTGCCCGCGGTGGACATCGATGACATCGAAATAAAAGCTGAGGATGTGTATGCCTTTAGAGATATCGACCTGCATATACCGCCCGTCGCCACCATGCACAAGGGGCCAGTCAG GTCGGTCGAGAAGCCGCCATTGAAGAAGGAGGAAGAAGAAACTCCAATGGTTACTGAAGATATCAAGGTAGAGGTTGAGCCTGCGCCGATCGAG GTGCAGCCTATAGAAGAAGAGAAAGTCCCCGAAGAGATTCCCGTGGAAGAAATAACA GTAACCGAGGAGCCGGTACCGGTACCGCCACCGCCGGAACAGCCTTCGCCGCCGCCGGAGGAGGTCAAGATCGCGTTCCCGGAGGTCAAGTTCCCCACGCCGGAGATCAAGGTCATACAGCCGGAGGACCAGAAG CCGAAGGAGGAAGTAAAAGAGCCGGAAGCGCCCCCGCCGAATGTGGAGCCGGAAGTGGTGGTAGAAGACGTCCCGGAAGTGGTGGAAGAGGTCGCTACTGAAGTCGTCGAAGAAACTAT CGTCCCGCCCGAGCCCTCACCGCCCCCGGAACCGGAAGAGGCCCCGCCCCTACCGCCCCTCCCGCCCCTGCCACCCCCTCCCCCAGAAGAACCAGAACCAGTAGTGATGCCAGAGGTCACTGACCTGGACAGCATACCGCTCCCTAGCGACCCGCCGCCAGCGGACAATGTTATAG TCACAGAGCTCCCTCCGGAACAACCGCCATTACCCCCGCTTCCGCCGGAGCCGCAACCTGAGGAGACCATCGAGAACATAGCGGAGGAGATCAAGGTGCAGGAGGTCAAGGAGGAGGTCCAGGAGGAGAAGGAGAAGGAGGATAAGGAGGAGGATGCTGAG GACTCCATCCCGCTCAAGGACATGATCAAGGACGAACAAGCGGAGGCCGAGGGGCCGAAGGAGGCCGACGGGGAACAACTGGAGCCCCATGCGGATACTGATGATGATACGCCCATGGAAGTTAGAATG TTGAGCCGTGAAGAAGAaaaggatggaaagaagaaacGAGATTATTCGCGCAAGAAGAAATCTGACTCGAGAA CTTGCTCGGGCTCGGAGAGCGCGGCGGAGGCGAGCGCGCCGGACTCGCCGCACGCCAACGACGCGGAGCGCCAGCACCGGCTGTGGAAGCGGTCCGTCATGCTGGTCTATAGCAG GTTATGCGCCCACAAGTACGCGTCACTGTTCCTTCGACCAATCACAGACGAGGAGGCGCCTGGCTACAGTGTAGTGATTAAGAGACCCATGGACCTCACCAGCATCAAGAGGAACATCGAAGCTGGCAACATAAG AACTACAGCGGAGTTCCAGCGTGATATTCTCCTCATGCTGTCCAACGCGCTCATGTATAACAGCAGCGAACACAGCGTCTACCAGATGGCTAAGGAGCTTCATGAGGAG GCGGTGTCGCAGCTCGGCATGCTGCTGGCCGCGCAGGCGCACGCGGGGCTGGCCGagtgcgcgccgcgccgcaaGCGCCGCCGCAACGACTCGCCGCACCGCCACAAGCGCCCGCACCACTAA
- the LOC133532479 gene encoding bromodomain-containing protein 8 isoform X1 — translation MSSIQERLQLKRIPLDTWNVREQLCLASAVVRSGDQNWMSVSRALKTVGEPNRPADWYSQKSCAAQYGVLLEHVETPKRKKRSSEGAVETPQESILKKLTQERIAEIQEAVAEMNRQYEQLKNEINEVRNPATSEERVRELWTAIETAKRARERETAKRAAWLKEREERRARAERTWRPPAQPNQSAPSTPPPPSSPLLTSLLKSSPVVTTPQHIPHPATVVETISPSAGAPTLSMLLEKPGSTSPHDNKHAAIEHIKSQLVQIEQQLKASTTVASPVPLPVPAVDIDDIEIKAEDVYAFRDIDLHIPPVATMHKGPVRSVEKPPLKKEEEETPMVTEDIKVEVEPAPIEVQPIEEEKVPEEIPVEEITVTEEPVPVPPPPEQPSPPPEEVKIAFPEVKFPTPEIKVIQPEDQKPKEEVKEPEAPPPNVEPEVVVEDVPEVVEEVATEVVEETIVPPEPSPPPEPEEAPPLPPLPPLPPPPPEEPEPVVMPEVTDLDSIPLPSDPPPADNVIVTELPPEQPPLPPLPPEPQPEETIENIAEEIKVQEVKEEVQEEKEKEDKEEDAEATEVASATLPVPQDSIPLKDMIKDEQAEAEGPKEADGEQLEPHADTDDDTPMEVRMLSREEEKDGKKKRDYSRKKKSDSRTCSGSESAAEASAPDSPHANDAERQHRLWKRSVMLVYSRLCAHKYASLFLRPITDEEAPGYSVVIKRPMDLTSIKRNIEAGNIRTTAEFQRDILLMLSNALMYNSSEHSVYQMAKELHEEAVSQLGMLLAAQAHAGLAECAPRRKRRRNDSPHRHKRPHH, via the exons ATGAGTTCCATACAAGAAAGGCTTCAACTGAAAAGGATCCCGTTGGATACCTGGAACGTAAGGGAACAGCTATGTCTAGCTTCAGCTGTGGTCAGGAGCGGGGACCAGAATTGGATGTCTGTGTCCAGAGCGTTAAAAACCGTGGGAGAACCTAATAGACCTGCAGATTGGTACTCTCAAAAAAG CTGTGCAGCCCAATACGGAGTACTGCTAGAACATGTGGAGACCCCAAAGCGCAAGAAGCGCAGCTCGGAAGGCGCAGTGGAGACTCCGCAGGAGAGCATCCTTAAGAAGCTCACTCAGGAGCGCATTGCTGAAATACAGGAGGCGGTGGCTGAGATGAACCGCCAGTATGAACAACTCAAG AACGAAATAAACGAAGTCCGTAACCCGGCCACCTCGGAAGAGCGCGTGCGCGAGCTATGGACCGCCATCGAAACAGCCAAGCGGGCGCGCGAGAGAGAGACGGCCAAACGCGCCGCCTGGCTGAAAGAGAGAGAGGAGAGAAGAGCGCGAGCGGAGAGGACGTGGCGGCCACCTGCGCAGCCTAATCAGAGCGCTCCAT caacgccgccgccgccatcgTCGCCGCTGCTCACGTCATTACTGAAGTCTTCCCCTGTGGTCACCACTCCGCAGCACATACCTCACCCCGCTACCGTCGTCG aAACGATATCGCCATCAGCCGGTGCTCCGACTCTATCTATGCTGCTAGAGAAACCAGGCTCTACGAGCCCTCACGACAACAAACATGCCGCCATAGAGCACATCAAGAGTCAGTTGGTGCAGATAGAGCAGCAGCTTAAAG CGAGCACGACCGTGGCCTCCCCTGTCCCGCTCCCCGTGCCCGCGGTGGACATCGATGACATCGAAATAAAAGCTGAGGATGTGTATGCCTTTAGAGATATCGACCTGCATATACCGCCCGTCGCCACCATGCACAAGGGGCCAGTCAG GTCGGTCGAGAAGCCGCCATTGAAGAAGGAGGAAGAAGAAACTCCAATGGTTACTGAAGATATCAAGGTAGAGGTTGAGCCTGCGCCGATCGAG GTGCAGCCTATAGAAGAAGAGAAAGTCCCCGAAGAGATTCCCGTGGAAGAAATAACA GTAACCGAGGAGCCGGTACCGGTACCGCCACCGCCGGAACAGCCTTCGCCGCCGCCGGAGGAGGTCAAGATCGCGTTCCCGGAGGTCAAGTTCCCCACGCCGGAGATCAAGGTCATACAGCCGGAGGACCAGAAG CCGAAGGAGGAAGTAAAAGAGCCGGAAGCGCCCCCGCCGAATGTGGAGCCGGAAGTGGTGGTAGAAGACGTCCCGGAAGTGGTGGAAGAGGTCGCTACTGAAGTCGTCGAAGAAACTAT CGTCCCGCCCGAGCCCTCACCGCCCCCGGAACCGGAAGAGGCCCCGCCCCTACCGCCCCTCCCGCCCCTGCCACCCCCTCCCCCAGAAGAACCAGAACCAGTAGTGATGCCAGAGGTCACTGACCTGGACAGCATACCGCTCCCTAGCGACCCGCCGCCAGCGGACAATGTTATAG TCACAGAGCTCCCTCCGGAACAACCGCCATTACCCCCGCTTCCGCCGGAGCCGCAACCTGAGGAGACCATCGAGAACATAGCGGAGGAGATCAAGGTGCAGGAGGTCAAGGAGGAGGTCCAGGAGGAGAAGGAGAAGGAGGATAAGGAGGAGGATGCTGAG GCCACCGAAGTGGCCAGTGCAACGTTACCTGTCCCACAGGACTCCATCCCGCTCAAGGACATGATCAAGGACGAACAAGCGGAGGCCGAGGGGCCGAAGGAGGCCGACGGGGAACAACTGGAGCCCCATGCGGATACTGATGATGATACGCCCATGGAAGTTAGAATG TTGAGCCGTGAAGAAGAaaaggatggaaagaagaaacGAGATTATTCGCGCAAGAAGAAATCTGACTCGAGAA CTTGCTCGGGCTCGGAGAGCGCGGCGGAGGCGAGCGCGCCGGACTCGCCGCACGCCAACGACGCGGAGCGCCAGCACCGGCTGTGGAAGCGGTCCGTCATGCTGGTCTATAGCAG GTTATGCGCCCACAAGTACGCGTCACTGTTCCTTCGACCAATCACAGACGAGGAGGCGCCTGGCTACAGTGTAGTGATTAAGAGACCCATGGACCTCACCAGCATCAAGAGGAACATCGAAGCTGGCAACATAAG AACTACAGCGGAGTTCCAGCGTGATATTCTCCTCATGCTGTCCAACGCGCTCATGTATAACAGCAGCGAACACAGCGTCTACCAGATGGCTAAGGAGCTTCATGAGGAG GCGGTGTCGCAGCTCGGCATGCTGCTGGCCGCGCAGGCGCACGCGGGGCTGGCCGagtgcgcgccgcgccgcaaGCGCCGCCGCAACGACTCGCCGCACCGCCACAAGCGCCCGCACCACTAA